A region from the uncultured Draconibacterium sp. genome encodes:
- a CDS encoding RNA polymerase sigma-70 factor — protein sequence MTNTKANTEQVKLLKKGDMAAFDTIYSAYCHKLYAFVLKYVKQEEDAEEIVQEVFVKIWESRGKIDSYMSFDAFLFTIAYNSSISLLRKRLSENKSRDYLKSLQKIEQVDSVIEEIQYKELHSKVQDLLNQLTPRQKEIYELSREAGLTHKEIATKLGISENTVKNHLVTTLKFLRSNISNSLAVSVLYLCLFLS from the coding sequence TTGACGAATACTAAAGCAAATACTGAACAGGTAAAACTCCTGAAAAAGGGAGACATGGCAGCTTTTGATACCATTTACAGTGCTTATTGCCATAAACTTTATGCCTTTGTTTTAAAGTATGTAAAGCAAGAAGAAGATGCAGAAGAAATTGTGCAGGAGGTATTTGTAAAAATATGGGAGTCAAGAGGTAAGATCGATTCATATATGTCGTTTGATGCCTTTTTATTTACTATTGCCTACAACTCAAGCATAAGTTTACTTCGAAAACGTTTAAGCGAAAATAAATCGAGAGATTACCTAAAATCCTTGCAAAAAATCGAACAGGTTGATTCTGTAATTGAAGAGATTCAATACAAAGAGTTACACAGCAAAGTTCAGGATTTGCTAAATCAGCTTACTCCCCGGCAAAAAGAAATCTACGAATTGAGCAGAGAAGCAGGTTTAACACATAAAGAAATTGCAACTAAACTTGGTATTTCTGAGAATACCGTAAAAAATCACCTGGTAACTACACTGAAGTTTTTAAGAAGTAATATTTCTAATAGTCTGGCTGTAAGTGTTTTGTATTTGTGTTTGTTTCTGTCGTAA
- a CDS encoding FecR domain-containing protein — protein MNKEIIQKYFRNQCSEEEFEILSQWIREEALDKEEKNRQFENWKSFEPEIDKNDEKYSLLLDKIHHQINLNQNSCNKSWRIGKVSSWLTHAAAVLFIPLLGVLLYMFSNNHLTFDNYTAQAVDTIEVIAPIGSRTVVQLADGTEVNLNYGSKIKYPRTFHGHSREITLSGEAYFDVAHNPDKPFIVKTGKINVTALGTEFNVQAYADDEAVATTLVEGKVLIEKVLAKQAPQKLGFLVPGQHVNYNLKSGEIYSTKGDVDKYTAWKDGKLVFDNESISVVAQKLSRMFNVDIEIAENVKHYTYTVTFINDPLYLILDLMSETTPVKYKIFPRTKMADGTYSKQKIRIEKKE, from the coding sequence ATGAACAAAGAAATAATTCAAAAATACTTTAGAAATCAATGCTCGGAAGAAGAATTTGAAATTCTTTCTCAATGGATACGGGAAGAAGCTCTGGATAAGGAGGAGAAAAACCGACAGTTTGAGAACTGGAAATCATTTGAGCCTGAAATTGATAAGAATGATGAAAAATACAGTTTATTGCTCGATAAAATTCACCACCAGATAAATTTAAACCAAAACAGCTGCAATAAAAGTTGGCGAATTGGAAAGGTAAGTTCCTGGTTAACCCATGCTGCTGCAGTACTTTTTATTCCTTTGCTTGGAGTTTTGTTGTACATGTTCTCCAATAACCATTTAACATTCGACAATTATACTGCCCAGGCGGTTGATACCATCGAAGTTATTGCTCCAATTGGTTCACGCACCGTAGTGCAACTGGCCGACGGAACCGAGGTGAATCTGAATTATGGAAGTAAAATCAAATATCCTCGAACTTTTCATGGCCATTCGCGAGAAATTACCCTCTCAGGAGAAGCTTATTTTGATGTGGCCCATAATCCTGACAAACCTTTTATTGTAAAAACCGGAAAAATAAATGTAACTGCTTTAGGTACCGAGTTTAATGTTCAGGCTTATGCTGATGATGAAGCTGTGGCAACAACCCTGGTAGAAGGGAAAGTGTTGATAGAGAAAGTTTTAGCCAAACAGGCACCACAAAAGTTGGGGTTTTTGGTACCGGGTCAGCATGTAAATTACAACTTAAAATCAGGTGAGATCTACTCAACCAAAGGCGATGTGGACAAATATACCGCTTGGAAAGACGGAAAACTGGTTTTTGACAATGAGTCGATCAGCGTTGTTGCCCAAAAGCTTAGTCGTATGTTTAATGTAGATATAGAAATAGCCGAAAATGTAAAACATTATACCTATACCGTAACTTTTATAAACGACCCCCTTTACCTGATTCTCGATCTAATGAGCGAAACAACTCCGGTTAAATACAAGATTTTTCCCAGAACCAAAATGGCGGATGGTACCTATTCAAAACAAAAAATCAGAATTGAAAAAAAAGAATAA
- a CDS encoding TonB-dependent receptor encodes MKKNVCFFREMSPGMQKLLNVMKLTTILLLISVFGVFANNSYSQSKVLNLKLRNTTVKEVLKNIEEQSEFYFMYSEKLVDVSREVSVTAKNQKIDAVLNELFAGTDVSYTVKDRFILLTTPEVGGADAAAQQQNTISGTITDEAGQPLPGVTVIVKGTTHGTVTGADGKYTLTEIPTGATLQFSFVGMKTQEVQVGTQTTIDIVLAADAIGLEEVVAIGYGTMKKSDLTGSVSSVSMEALEQKTITAVDQALQGVAAGVMASAVSGEPGAGMNIRIRGISSFSNASEPLYVIDGVPVLVNSDYTFSSSSNPLASLNPGDIQSIEILKDASATSIYGSRGSNGVVLITTKKGKGEAKVVLNTSYTSQSLINKIDVATGPELANLIEEFRSTLGWDPLFDGSEIYYPALSNIKNYDYQDLLFRTAPIVTTDLSISGGNDQTKYFISGNFMDQEGIMLETGFKRYGFRANLEQKVSEKFTISVNSSLSRTINEKPTVNVQNLVEYPSFLPVYDESGNYLHNRFFADVPYSNPVASAKEQNVTEYIDRSMTSLTGEYQIYKDLKLTVRGSYDLSNMRADNFITPKHISGENTNGRASVSNRKVSNVILSTYLTYNKEINNDISVNATGGYEFQEYIVEGSSLSGQDFGSASQGVWGMSSAGQDNRGIGTSKNQKNLVGYFGRLNLNIKDKYMITANARADGSSVFAENNKWGFFPSGAFAWRVSEEGFMQDVAVVNNLKLRVSYGATGNGEIPLYQSQALWSLNANPAGYNTVGGWVIQPAFGGNTASDLAATAYVNRIANPDLKWERTNQFDVGVDVGILDGKLEFTADYYHKKTVDAIIPRAIPKTTGFQSALMNIGSLLNEGVELSMTAYPIEGEFSWKIGGNVTFMHQTPLDLSDNDYIYASAHGGRDSQLGLRMELNKPSGLLWGFVFDGVWDSQEEIDNRTTTNHGLLGDYKAVDINGDNVLDANDKTYVGRALPSITYGINNTLSYKNFNLDFFIQGVHGNDTQINYWNNLLGMSVEFPNNVSREYLNNYWKPGSTNAKYAGISGAKAGTIRPWETNSNSVFDASYIRLKSVTLSYDLKVQNQNIFDSAKIYLTGENLVTITDYPGYNPDVASLGLQAFNAGYDNGGYPAAKKITLGLSVTF; translated from the coding sequence ATGAAAAAAAATGTTTGTTTTTTTCGGGAAATGTCTCCCGGAATGCAAAAACTATTAAATGTAATGAAACTAACAACCATTTTATTGCTGATTTCTGTGTTTGGAGTATTTGCCAACAACAGTTATTCGCAAAGCAAAGTGCTAAACCTGAAATTACGAAACACCACAGTAAAAGAGGTGTTGAAAAACATTGAAGAGCAAAGCGAGTTTTATTTTATGTATAGCGAGAAACTCGTGGATGTAAGCCGCGAAGTTTCAGTAACCGCTAAGAACCAGAAAATTGATGCCGTGCTTAATGAACTGTTTGCCGGCACCGATGTAAGCTACACGGTTAAAGACCGTTTTATTTTATTAACTACGCCGGAGGTGGGCGGTGCAGACGCAGCTGCTCAACAACAGAACACCATTTCCGGTACTATTACAGATGAAGCTGGCCAGCCATTACCAGGTGTTACCGTTATAGTAAAGGGAACGACACATGGTACGGTTACAGGAGCAGATGGTAAATATACCCTAACCGAAATTCCTACAGGTGCTACTTTACAGTTTTCGTTTGTTGGAATGAAAACACAGGAAGTGCAGGTGGGAACACAAACAACAATAGATATTGTTTTGGCTGCTGATGCTATTGGTTTGGAAGAAGTTGTGGCAATTGGTTATGGAACAATGAAAAAGAGTGACTTAACTGGTTCGGTTTCAAGTGTTTCTATGGAAGCTTTGGAGCAAAAAACAATCACTGCTGTTGACCAGGCACTACAGGGAGTTGCAGCAGGGGTTATGGCTTCAGCCGTATCAGGTGAGCCTGGAGCTGGAATGAACATTCGTATCAGAGGAATTAGTTCATTTAGTAATGCATCAGAGCCTCTTTATGTAATTGACGGAGTGCCTGTGTTGGTTAATAGCGATTATACCTTTTCCTCCTCGTCAAATCCGCTTGCTTCATTGAATCCTGGAGATATTCAATCGATTGAAATATTAAAAGATGCTTCGGCAACTTCAATTTATGGTTCGAGGGGATCTAATGGGGTAGTATTAATAACAACTAAAAAAGGGAAGGGAGAAGCAAAAGTAGTACTAAATACAAGCTATACCTCTCAAAGCCTAATAAATAAAATTGATGTGGCAACCGGACCTGAACTTGCAAACCTAATAGAAGAATTCCGGTCAACGCTTGGTTGGGATCCATTGTTCGATGGAAGTGAAATATATTATCCTGCATTGAGTAATATAAAAAATTACGATTATCAGGATTTGCTATTCCGAACAGCACCAATAGTGACCACTGATCTATCAATTTCAGGAGGAAATGATCAAACAAAATATTTTATCTCAGGAAACTTTATGGATCAGGAAGGGATAATGTTGGAAACCGGGTTTAAACGCTATGGCTTTAGAGCGAATCTTGAACAAAAAGTGAGTGAAAAATTTACCATAAGCGTTAATTCATCTCTATCTCGCACAATTAATGAAAAGCCTACAGTAAATGTCCAAAATTTGGTGGAATATCCTTCTTTTCTACCAGTTTATGACGAAAGTGGTAATTATTTACACAATAGGTTTTTTGCTGATGTACCTTACAGTAACCCGGTAGCAAGTGCAAAAGAGCAAAATGTTACGGAATACATAGACAGATCCATGACTAGCTTAACAGGTGAATATCAAATATACAAAGATTTGAAGTTGACTGTTAGGGGTAGTTATGACCTTTCCAACATGAGAGCCGATAATTTTATTACACCTAAGCATATATCTGGTGAAAATACAAACGGACGAGCCAGTGTTTCAAATCGAAAAGTTTCCAATGTGATATTATCAACCTATTTAACTTATAACAAAGAAATAAATAACGATATATCAGTAAATGCTACAGGTGGTTATGAATTTCAGGAGTATATTGTTGAAGGTTCTTCCCTTTCAGGTCAGGACTTTGGAAGTGCTTCGCAAGGAGTCTGGGGAATGTCATCTGCAGGACAAGATAACAGAGGAATTGGAACTTCAAAGAATCAGAAAAACCTGGTTGGTTATTTCGGTCGTTTAAACCTTAATATTAAGGATAAATACATGATTACTGCAAACGCTCGTGCTGATGGTTCTTCTGTATTTGCAGAAAATAATAAGTGGGGATTTTTCCCTTCAGGTGCTTTTGCCTGGAGAGTCAGCGAAGAGGGATTTATGCAAGATGTTGCAGTTGTGAATAACTTGAAATTAAGAGTTAGTTATGGAGCTACCGGCAATGGAGAAATACCTTTATATCAATCTCAAGCCTTGTGGAGTCTAAATGCAAATCCAGCTGGTTATAATACTGTCGGAGGATGGGTAATACAACCTGCTTTTGGTGGTAATACTGCAAGTGACCTGGCGGCTACTGCTTATGTAAACAGAATTGCTAATCCTGATTTGAAATGGGAACGTACAAATCAGTTTGATGTAGGAGTTGATGTTGGAATTTTGGACGGAAAACTGGAATTTACAGCTGATTATTACCATAAAAAGACAGTTGATGCTATAATCCCAAGAGCCATCCCAAAAACTACCGGTTTTCAATCTGCACTTATGAATATCGGTTCTCTTTTAAATGAAGGAGTTGAATTGTCAATGACCGCATATCCAATTGAAGGAGAATTTTCTTGGAAAATAGGGGGTAATGTAACCTTTATGCACCAAACTCCTCTGGATCTATCTGATAACGATTACATTTATGCTAGTGCCCATGGAGGTCGCGATAGTCAATTAGGATTAAGAATGGAACTGAATAAACCATCTGGTTTGTTGTGGGGATTTGTTTTTGATGGTGTTTGGGACAGCCAGGAAGAAATTGATAATAGAACAACAACTAATCATGGCTTATTAGGAGATTATAAAGCTGTAGATATTAATGGTGATAACGTTTTAGATGCAAATGATAAAACGTATGTAGGAAGAGCTTTGCCATCGATTACTTACGGTATAAACAATACTTTATCTTATAAAAACTTTAATCTTGACTTTTTTATTCAAGGTGTACACGGAAATGATACTCAGATAAATTATTGGAATAACCTACTGGGGATGAGTGTTGAGTTTCCTAATAATGTTTCAAGAGAGTATCTAAACAATTATTGGAAGCCCGGAAGTACAAATGCAAAATATGCAGGAATTTCAGGTGCTAAAGCAGGTACTATAAGACCATGGGAAACAAATTCAAACAGTGTTTTTGATGCTTCGTACATTAGATTGAAATCAGTTACCCTTTCTTACGATCTAAAAGTTCAAAATCAGAATATTTTTGATTCGGCTAAAATCTATCTCACAGGTGAAAATTTAGTAACCATTACTGATTATCCTGGTTATAACCCGGATGTAGCTTCTTTGGGACTTCAAGCTTTCAATGCAGGATATGACAATGGGGGATATCCCGCTGCCAAGAAGATCACATTGGGACTAAGCGTAACATTCTAA
- a CDS encoding RagB/SusD family nutrient uptake outer membrane protein: protein MKKILKSLYIVFLLFIITSCHENILEETAYDQLAQSAFPKTLEDLDLVVNGIYTKMGYYHVRYGAYNYVCLFNSVEGCMKQRGGGNTRGAGDHYNWHEYLDYRDSFIRHFFWAWEGITQSNEVINALDQIETDKQKVLNRAEGEAKAFRAWFYFDLVRFYGAMPLVEKSPSLNNEELYIERPSDVRVSYDFIIKDLQEAIELLPTKTEYADDSSLGDPGRISKAVAQMLLAKVYLTMSGYPLNDNSKLSDAKSLLESIKNSGQYKLIDDYKEVFSMDNELNDEIIYAIQNNPFTGGQELYTMSRMLPPDQTNQYWGSYQGWLPQDGATLEFMLKFKESDGGVRYQHSIAEQWTNPANGDTVKALDYGNAWITKFSMPEGYVNGSWFTPVDFTLLRYADVLLMLAELETELANGVSSAAVDYLNQIRTRAGHPNYYNVGDFSSKEDLIDTIFWERSMELAFEHHGVFDLRRRGYEKLKEIVTSKLWYDPEISTNNAQDFSYITSGQIPESHMLYPIPPDYLNQNPKFVQNPGY from the coding sequence ATGAAAAAGATATTAAAAAGTTTATATATAGTCTTCCTGTTGTTTATTATTACATCATGCCATGAGAACATTTTGGAAGAGACTGCATACGACCAATTGGCTCAGAGTGCATTTCCAAAGACCCTGGAAGATCTGGATTTGGTTGTAAATGGCATTTATACAAAAATGGGATATTACCACGTACGCTATGGGGCATATAATTATGTCTGTTTATTCAATTCGGTTGAAGGATGCATGAAACAACGTGGAGGTGGCAATACCAGGGGGGCCGGCGACCATTATAACTGGCATGAATACCTCGATTATCGTGATTCTTTTATCCGACATTTCTTTTGGGCATGGGAAGGAATAACCCAGTCTAACGAAGTAATAAATGCGCTTGATCAGATTGAGACGGATAAACAGAAAGTTCTAAATCGGGCAGAGGGTGAAGCAAAGGCATTCAGAGCATGGTTCTATTTTGATCTTGTTCGATTTTATGGTGCAATGCCGCTCGTTGAAAAATCACCAAGTTTAAATAACGAAGAATTATACATTGAACGTCCATCGGATGTGCGTGTTAGCTATGATTTTATCATAAAAGACCTTCAGGAAGCCATTGAATTACTTCCAACCAAAACAGAATATGCTGATGATTCCAGTTTAGGAGATCCGGGAAGGATAAGTAAGGCTGTAGCACAAATGCTTCTTGCAAAAGTTTATTTAACCATGAGTGGTTATCCTTTAAATGACAATTCTAAACTTAGCGATGCAAAGTCCCTTCTTGAGTCGATTAAAAACTCGGGACAATATAAACTAATCGATGATTATAAAGAGGTATTTAGCATGGATAATGAATTGAATGACGAGATCATATATGCCATTCAAAATAACCCATTTACGGGAGGTCAGGAATTATATACAATGTCAAGAATGTTGCCTCCTGATCAAACCAATCAATATTGGGGATCATATCAGGGATGGTTACCTCAAGATGGTGCAACCCTTGAATTTATGCTGAAATTTAAAGAATCAGATGGCGGAGTTCGCTATCAGCATAGTATTGCAGAGCAATGGACCAATCCTGCAAATGGGGACACAGTTAAAGCTCTGGATTATGGAAATGCCTGGATTACAAAATTTTCAATGCCTGAGGGTTACGTTAATGGTAGTTGGTTTACTCCGGTTGATTTTACCTTGTTAAGATATGCGGATGTTTTGCTTATGCTGGCTGAGTTAGAGACGGAATTAGCGAATGGTGTGTCTTCAGCTGCTGTAGATTATCTAAATCAGATTAGAACCAGAGCAGGTCATCCTAATTATTATAATGTAGGTGATTTTAGCTCCAAGGAAGATTTAATTGATACTATATTTTGGGAACGAAGTATGGAATTGGCTTTTGAACACCATGGTGTTTTCGATTTACGCAGAAGAGGTTATGAAAAGTTAAAAGAGATAGTGACCAGCAAACTGTGGTATGATCCGGAAATATCTACAAATAATGCACAGGATTTTTCATATATAACAAGTGGACAAATTCCAGAATCGCATATGTTATATCCAATACCTCCTGATTACTTAAATCAAAATCCAAAATTTGTACAAAATCCTGGATATTAG
- a CDS encoding BNR repeat-containing protein, which yields MKNCLNKILGILLLLIITTHSYSQTNAPESSFTKLKGEKALKEYIDEISLAINYYGRDDLKPYHQKLKTAYNKKQWDDNQINKEIARKDSLLYSIQLSPAKVIPTKIIRRDTVDLIETALKVGFSQAIQNGNQYIAYYDKDKNMCVASRKLNETSFRKAILNSKVGWDNHNSVKLALDNEGYIHVSGNMHNDTLKYWRSVKPYDASIFERIPRMAGGYEETVVTYPEFIKAQSGDFIFKYRYGYSGNGNDVYNIWDPGPKKWHKLLDHVLINGQGERSAYAKGPKFETDGYYHMYWVWRENGWDAATNHSFSYARSRDLIHWESASGNPINGSVLLETPGLLVDPSSYKTSNNGIINGAQSHTIDSKNRFVLFNMKYDSLGNSQFYAYRFNREANSWDEHLITKWLYRFDFSGPGSLEFLVNIISARNLGNGELGVTFKHVKYGIGEIILNEETLSPVDIRKVVSEYPKELSKVTIKGSFDPEIKVRLSKVGNYILRWETMGVNRDSKPNGPLPKPSALEVIEMSYE from the coding sequence ATGAAAAATTGTTTAAACAAAATTCTTGGAATCCTGCTGTTGTTAATAATAACAACTCACAGCTATTCACAAACAAATGCCCCGGAATCTTCCTTTACCAAATTAAAGGGTGAAAAAGCTTTAAAAGAGTATATCGATGAAATCTCATTGGCTATCAACTATTACGGCAGAGATGACCTAAAACCTTATCATCAAAAATTAAAAACAGCATATAATAAAAAACAATGGGACGACAATCAAATCAACAAAGAGATTGCCCGAAAAGATTCTCTACTTTATTCGATACAACTAAGTCCGGCTAAAGTCATTCCCACAAAAATTATACGAAGAGATACGGTCGATTTGATAGAAACAGCGCTTAAAGTAGGATTCTCACAAGCGATACAAAACGGCAATCAATATATCGCATATTACGACAAGGATAAAAACATGTGCGTTGCATCGCGTAAATTAAATGAAACCTCATTTAGAAAGGCCATACTTAACTCAAAGGTTGGATGGGATAATCACAACTCTGTAAAACTTGCCTTGGATAATGAAGGCTATATCCATGTAAGCGGCAACATGCACAATGATACCTTAAAATACTGGAGATCTGTGAAACCATATGATGCTTCAATATTTGAGAGGATTCCAAGAATGGCAGGTGGTTACGAAGAGACAGTAGTAACATACCCTGAATTTATCAAAGCACAATCGGGTGATTTTATTTTCAAGTACCGTTATGGCTACAGTGGGAATGGGAATGATGTGTATAATATATGGGATCCGGGTCCTAAGAAATGGCATAAACTTTTAGATCATGTACTAATTAATGGACAAGGTGAGCGTAGTGCCTATGCCAAAGGACCCAAATTTGAGACTGACGGTTACTATCACATGTATTGGGTTTGGCGGGAAAATGGTTGGGATGCCGCAACAAACCATTCATTCTCCTATGCCAGAAGCCGTGATCTTATTCATTGGGAAAGTGCTTCGGGCAATCCTATTAATGGTTCTGTTTTATTAGAAACGCCTGGCTTATTGGTTGACCCTTCATCTTATAAAACATCCAACAATGGTATTATAAACGGTGCGCAAAGTCACACTATTGATTCAAAAAATAGATTTGTACTTTTTAATATGAAATACGATTCCTTGGGCAACTCTCAATTTTACGCCTATCGGTTTAATCGGGAAGCTAACAGTTGGGACGAACATTTAATTACCAAATGGCTATACAGATTTGACTTTAGTGGTCCTGGTTCACTTGAGTTCTTAGTCAATATTATAAGTGCTCGAAATTTGGGTAACGGTGAATTAGGTGTGACTTTCAAACATGTAAAATATGGTATAGGTGAAATTATTCTGAATGAAGAAACCCTAAGCCCGGTTGATATAAGGAAAGTTGTTTCAGAGTATCCCAAAGAGCTTTCTAAAGTAACGATTAAAGGTTCTTTTGATCCTGAAATAAAAGTCCGGCTTTCAAAAGTTGGGAACTACATTCTTCGCTGGGAAACCATGGGCGTGAACAGAGACAGTAAACCCAACGGACCTTTACCCAAACCGTCTGCACTGGAAGTAATCGAGATGAGTTACGAATAA
- a CDS encoding SGNH/GDSL hydrolase family protein, whose translation MNIVKLLFLSTLLLTFCGAFSQTDEELGLHSEGGAWSFFPAKEKNDSLKKVLLIGDSVMNGFHQSVIDSLKKCASVDYWLTPKHLKSEYLLEDLAAVVSSNKYDVIQFNIGLHGWPKGRILDHEYLPLLEKYVNTLIENANGANLIWASITPVTEEGNPVLNQEINPRIAKRNEWAAAVMKKYNIPINDLYSLVENKLDLAKLDRWHWKPEGYVLMADQSVKCIVQELY comes from the coding sequence ATGAATATTGTAAAACTATTGTTCCTCTCCACACTTTTATTGACGTTTTGTGGCGCTTTTTCGCAAACCGATGAAGAACTGGGACTTCATTCCGAAGGAGGGGCATGGTCTTTTTTCCCGGCTAAAGAAAAAAACGATAGCTTAAAGAAAGTACTGCTCATAGGCGACTCAGTTATGAATGGCTTTCACCAAAGCGTAATTGATAGCCTAAAAAAATGCGCTAGTGTTGATTATTGGCTAACACCCAAACACTTAAAAAGTGAATATCTTTTGGAAGATTTGGCTGCCGTAGTTTCTTCCAATAAATACGATGTGATCCAGTTTAACATTGGTTTACATGGCTGGCCCAAAGGAAGGATACTTGATCACGAATACCTTCCCTTGCTTGAAAAATATGTAAACACATTAATTGAGAATGCTAATGGTGCAAACTTAATCTGGGCAAGTATTACGCCTGTAACAGAAGAAGGCAATCCGGTGCTCAATCAGGAAATAAACCCAAGAATAGCAAAGCGAAATGAATGGGCAGCAGCAGTAATGAAAAAATATAACATCCCTATTAATGATCTATACAGTTTGGTAGAGAACAAGCTTGATTTGGCAAAACTGGATCGTTGGCACTGGAAACCAGAAGGCTATGTATTAATGGCAGACCAGTCTGTAAAATGCATTGTACAAGAACTGTATTAA